The window ACCCTATCGGCGATCCTGTTCTTGGGGAACAACTCTTCCTTCGTCCCTGTACTGCCGGTAAAGTCTACTGAACTTCTCCTGTTTGGGATGTGATTCATATTTCCGGATAATGGCCTGCGACTTCTTGTAGAGCTTCTCTGCATCGTCGAGCTTCAGCTGACTGGTTCTCTCAATCGACCGGTTGGTAAGTGAAGCCGCTTTTTTTGCATCGGAATCGACTCCGCCGCATGAGACCGTCAGCAATAGGAGCAGAAGGAAAAAGGGTGCTGCAGGATGGTTGGTTCTCTTCATCGTGTTCTGTTTTAGAATGGCAGTTCCTCTTTTCCGTTTTCGGTCATGAAGTTGGTGGAGGTCATTTCCGGAAGTGAATCTCCTCCCTTGGAAACCGACCTCGAGTTCATCTTCGAGGTCCGTTCGATATAGTTGGGTTGCTTCCGGCTGGTATTGTGTTCGTCCAGGTTCTCGAACCGGGCATACTCATTATCGAAACGCATGGTTGCAATACCGGTGGGTCCGTTACGGTGCTTGGCCACAATAATCTCGGCCATACCGATAAGGGAGTTCCCGTTATCATCCTCAGTAATACGGTAATATTCAGGGCGGTGAATAAAGCAGACCAGGTCGGCATCCTGCTCGATTGCTCCCGATTCGCGCAGGTCGGCAAGCTGTGGCCGTTTCCCTTCGTTACCCTGACGGGTCTCCACCCCACGGTTCAACTGCGACAACGCAATGATAGGGATATTCAGCTCTTTTGCTAACCCTTTCAGCGACCGGGATATCATGCTCACCTCCTGTTCACGGCTGCCGAAATTCATGCCGCTGGCGTTCATCAACTGCAAATAGTCGATGATCAGCAGCTTCACGTCATGCTCACGCACCAGTCGGCGGGCCTTGGTTCGCAACTCAAAGACCGAGAGACTGGGAGTATCGTCGATATAAATGGGGGCGTCGTAAAGCTCCTTGATCTTTATATCGAGCCTGTCCCATTCGTCTTGCGTCAACCGGCCGCTCTTGATGCTTTCGCCCTTGATCTGGCAAACATTCACGATCAAACGGTTTACCAGCTGAACGTTGGACATTTCGAGCGAGAAGATACCGACAGGCTGTTGAAAATTGATGGCAATATTTTTTGCCATGGAGAGTACGAAGGCTGTCTTTCCCATGGCGGGGCGGGCTGCAATGATAATAAGATCGGAGTTCTGCCAACCCATGGTCATCTTGTCCAGCTGATGGAATCCGGTTGGAATACCGCTCATCCCGTCTTTCCGGTTTGCAGCAAGCTGGATGATCTTCATCGCCTCCTTGATGACGGGATTGATCTGGATCACATCCTTTTTCACGTTTCGCTGCGAAATCTCGAAGAGACGCCCTTCGGTCTCCTGCATCAGGTCGTCCACATCGATGGTCTCGTCGAAAGCC of the Petrimonas mucosa genome contains:
- the dnaB gene encoding replicative DNA helicase; its protein translation is MEKQKRQRNSKIIEKTVIVPEIGKLPPQAPELEEAVLGALMLEKDAYSVVSDILKPESFYNPVHKVIFGAIQSLAIQQKPVDVLTVVEELKRRGELQAAGGAVYIAELSEKVASAAHIEYHSRIIAQKYLARELIAFSSEVTQQAFDETIDVDDLMQETEGRLFEISQRNVKKDVIQINPVIKEAMKIIQLAANRKDGMSGIPTGFHQLDKMTMGWQNSDLIIIAARPAMGKTAFVLSMAKNIAINFQQPVGIFSLEMSNVQLVNRLIVNVCQIKGESIKSGRLTQDEWDRLDIKIKELYDAPIYIDDTPSLSVFELRTKARRLVREHDVKLLIIDYLQLMNASGMNFGSREQEVSMISRSLKGLAKELNIPIIALSQLNRGVETRQGNEGKRPQLADLRESGAIEQDADLVCFIHRPEYYRITEDDNGNSLIGMAEIIVAKHRNGPTGIATMRFDNEYARFENLDEHNTSRKQPNYIERTSKMNSRSVSKGGDSLPEMTSTNFMTENGKEELPF